Part of the Tolypothrix sp. PCC 7910 genome, GTACCGCTTTGAGCTAAGATTAAACTCACTTCTGCACTTAAGAGTGAAAGGTGCGATCGCTCTTGAATCGCTAACTCGGAAAGTTTACGCTGTGTAATATCCGTACGAATCGCTACATATTTCTCGGGTTTGCCTGCCGCAGATAACCTCGGTACTATTGTTGTATCTACCCAGTAGAAACTACCGTCCTTGGCTTGATTTTTAATTTCTCCCTGCCAGATTTTCCCTTGAGAAATAGTATCCCACAATTGCGCGAAAAATTCTTGGCTATGATAACCAGAATTAATAATACTGTGTTTTTTTCCTATCAGTTCTTCTCTTGAATATTGAGAAATTCGACAAAATTTATCATTGACATAAGTTATGATGCCATCTGTATCTGTAATTGCTACTAAACAATGGGCATTTAAAGCATATTTTAAGTTTTCTGATTCTTTTAGAGAATTTCTTAAAGCAATTTCATTTTCTTTGGTCGCCGTAATGTCACGAGCTACGGCATAAATTAAGTTCTCATCACTGAAAGTAGTAGAATTCCATGACAACCATTTATAAGATCCATCGGCACAAAGATAGCGATTTTCAAAGCAAATTGCATCTTGACCTGTGGTCAATTTCTGGGCTGCTAAAATCGTAGATTCCCGGTCTTCTGGATGAACAAACTCAAGAAATGGTTTATTAAATAAATCTTCGTTTGACCAGCCTAATATTCTGCTCCAAGCTGGATTGATATGCTTAAAATAACCATCAAAACCAGCAATACAAAGTAAGTCTAGAGAAAGAGAGAAAAATCGCGAATCTTTGGCTGCCGATTCTACATTTTCTAATTGAAATGGTTGTTGCATATACTCAGGGCTTGTAAATTTTGAAAGTCTTAATATGTGTAGATTGAGTACAGTTTCACAATTTCCCAAGTCATGCCAATTACCTACTAGTATTCAGCTATATTTTAGCTTTTACATAGTAAGCACTTTAGTGCCTTTGAACAAGGCTGATCTACTTCCCAATTAAGCTTTAAGCAAAATTTCTACTTACCCAGTCTTCTGTTAGATTTAGATTTCCCGAAAAGACTATAAAGTAAACGTGAATTTTACAAAATTTAAATAAGAAATGTTAAGTATAAAAAATTTTAAAATTATACCATTATGAGAATATTACTCTTGATTGAGCGTAGCTGCCATTCTTTGTAGCTTTCTCCCTACCTCTTCCATAATGTAAAAGAAGGTGAAAAACCGTAATAGCTCATCAATGGGATTATCTGAATGCTGTTTTGTTTGCAAATGGTTAAATTGCTCTGTAGCATTGGTTAGAGCAACTTCCATCTCTGATATAGATAATTCTGGCTGATGGGATTTTACTGCTGTTGCTAGGGCAAGCATGATATTTTGAGTTTCTTGCGCCAAGGGAGTCAGTTGAGGTGAGAGTATTTGCCAAAATGTATCTTGTTGTCTGGCGAGTACAGTATGTTCCATTGTCAGAGTATGCTCCCAAATTCGCCGGATGAGAAATTCCCAAGCTGGATTAACTCGCATTTCTGGCGGTTCATTGCTTAATCCTTGCCTAACTTCCTTCCAGAGTTCTCGTCCTTTGCCAAAGGAACGAATAATGCTAATTTTTAAAGCATCTGCATGAGGGCGATCATAGTTTCCTGTAAAGGCGCAATTGACGACTAATCGGTAAAACTGTTCTAAATCTATCAGGGTTTGAGATAAACAATCTCGCAACTGTAGGCCAGCCGCCGCCGGAAAAATAAACTTGTTCACCAACAGCGCGACACCAATACCTAACAAGGTTTCTAGTAACCTACCCCAGGCGTACAACCAAGGCGAATGATTGTAACTTAAGATGACGATCGCGGATACATACCCCGCCAACTTTGCGGCTTCGTTAAATTTACAGGCAGAAGTGGCAAAAATGGTTACAAATACACATACTCCCAGCGACCAGGGATTAGTACCTAGTGTGACAGCAAAAACTGCTCCAGCTAAAGCACCAATAATTGTCCCAATTAAACGCTGTATCCCCAATGCTAACGTGCTGCCATGAGTTGAAGACATAACAATAATGGCAGCAATCACAGCATAAAAAGGATATTCC contains:
- a CDS encoding aromatic acid exporter family protein, with the translated sequence MAKFSYRLSRSNKRAKRSLLQKAIAQGKNWLASPKAVSWLQLGKMAGKMAIAAAISLVIAQGLRWEYPFYAVIAAIIVMSSTHGSTLALGIQRLIGTIIGALAGAVFAVTLGTNPWSLGVCVFVTIFATSACKFNEAAKLAGYVSAIVILSYNHSPWLYAWGRLLETLLGIGVALLVNKFIFPAAAGLQLRDCLSQTLIDLEQFYRLVVNCAFTGNYDRPHADALKISIIRSFGKGRELWKEVRQGLSNEPPEMRVNPAWEFLIRRIWEHTLTMEHTVLARQQDTFWQILSPQLTPLAQETQNIMLALATAVKSHQPELSISEMEVALTNATEQFNHLQTKQHSDNPIDELLRFFTFFYIMEEVGRKLQRMAATLNQE